One Tepidamorphus gemmatus DNA segment encodes these proteins:
- a CDS encoding amidase — MSLDTPWALPITALAEATRAGRLSPVDLLDAYLDRIAALDGRYHAYVHLSQAARQAAEDAQREIAAGGWRGPLHGIPIAVKDNYTTADMPTRAGSALADADHPLRDGAAVARLRAAGAVLIGKTRMHEFAWGMETPPARNPWDDARTPGGSSGGSGAAVAAGLAAAALGSDTGGSIRIPAALCGAVGLKPTFGLIGRSGIIPHSWSLDTAGPLASSVADAAILVAAMAGPDSDDPAASGRTCDDFEAALAAGAGGMRVGVCRNHFFEALQPDVEAAVERQIERLAAAGADIVEFEIAELAHGLGAIFAIELSSSTAYHAGRIEAGTTAQMQPDVQLLVEMGRLVTGPDYIQAERFRRRLCERFAEAFEAVDVVVGPTTPLTAWRSGETSVELGGRTESALAASWRFTYPWNLIGAPAISIPCDLDRQGLPIGLQIAGAPFDEASVIRCAAALEAANGFPPRAPAA, encoded by the coding sequence ATGAGCCTCGACACGCCCTGGGCGCTGCCGATCACCGCGCTTGCCGAGGCGACCCGCGCGGGACGCCTGAGCCCGGTCGATCTGCTCGATGCCTATCTCGACCGCATTGCGGCACTCGACGGCCGCTACCACGCCTACGTGCACCTGTCGCAGGCGGCGCGGCAGGCGGCCGAGGACGCGCAACGGGAGATCGCCGCCGGTGGCTGGCGCGGACCGCTGCACGGCATCCCGATCGCGGTCAAGGACAACTACACAACCGCCGACATGCCGACCCGTGCGGGTTCGGCGCTGGCCGATGCCGACCATCCGTTGCGCGACGGCGCCGCCGTCGCCCGGCTCAGGGCGGCCGGCGCGGTGCTGATCGGCAAGACCCGCATGCACGAGTTCGCCTGGGGCATGGAGACGCCGCCGGCGCGCAATCCCTGGGACGACGCGCGCACGCCGGGCGGCTCCAGCGGCGGATCGGGCGCGGCGGTGGCGGCGGGGCTGGCGGCGGCCGCGCTCGGCTCCGATACCGGCGGCTCGATCCGCATCCCCGCGGCGCTGTGCGGCGCGGTCGGGCTGAAGCCCACCTTCGGCCTGATCGGCCGCAGCGGCATCATCCCGCACTCCTGGTCGCTCGACACCGCCGGCCCGCTCGCCTCGTCGGTGGCCGACGCCGCGATCCTGGTCGCGGCGATGGCCGGTCCGGACAGCGATGACCCGGCTGCTAGCGGCAGGACCTGCGACGACTTCGAGGCGGCGCTGGCGGCGGGCGCCGGCGGCATGAGGGTCGGCGTCTGCCGCAACCACTTCTTCGAGGCGCTGCAGCCCGATGTCGAGGCGGCGGTCGAACGGCAGATCGAGCGGCTGGCAGCGGCCGGCGCCGACATCGTCGAGTTCGAGATCGCCGAACTCGCCCACGGGCTCGGCGCGATCTTCGCGATCGAACTGTCCTCCTCGACCGCCTATCACGCCGGGCGGATCGAGGCGGGGACGACGGCGCAGATGCAGCCGGACGTGCAGCTGCTGGTGGAGATGGGACGGCTGGTCACGGGTCCGGACTACATCCAGGCCGAGCGCTTCCGCCGGCGCCTGTGCGAGCGCTTCGCTGAAGCGTTCGAGGCTGTCGACGTGGTGGTCGGCCCGACGACGCCGCTGACCGCCTGGCGCAGCGGCGAGACCAGCGTCGAGCTCGGCGGGCGGACCGAGAGCGCGCTCGCCGCCTCCTGGCGCTTCACCTATCCCTGGAATCTGATCGGCGCGCCGGCGATCAGCATCCCCTGCGACCTCGACCGGCAGGGCCTGCCGATCGGCCTGCAGATCGCCGGGGCTCCCTTCGACGAAGCGTCCGTCATCCGCTGCGCGGCGGCGTTGGAAGCGGCTAACGGCTTTCCGCCGCGTGCGCCGGCGGCCTGA
- a CDS encoding DUF1028 domain-containing protein, with the protein MRRSGRLEVNTFSIVGRCRRTGELGVAVASAVPAVGAICIHLVPGVGAASSQSWVNPYLAIDTLDAMAGGKNAADALAAAITADPAAELRQIGVIGTGGPGAAFTGLACTAWHGHLTGPDHAVQGNMLTGPEVTGAMAAAFAADPGLPLEERLMRALEAGQAAGGDRRGRQSAGLAVIGAEAFRRVDLRVDDHSTPIAELRRVLDVASAQLAPFVAGMPRRGAPAAPAPREVVDLLALSPPDRPGGGGSRTP; encoded by the coding sequence ATCGTCGGCCGCTGCCGGCGCACCGGCGAGCTCGGCGTCGCGGTCGCCTCGGCGGTGCCGGCGGTCGGCGCGATCTGCATCCATCTGGTGCCCGGCGTCGGCGCGGCCTCGAGCCAGTCCTGGGTCAACCCCTATCTGGCGATCGACACACTCGACGCGATGGCGGGTGGGAAGAATGCCGCCGATGCGCTCGCTGCCGCGATCACCGCCGATCCGGCCGCCGAGCTTCGCCAGATCGGCGTGATCGGCACGGGCGGCCCGGGTGCCGCCTTCACGGGACTGGCCTGCACCGCCTGGCACGGGCACCTGACCGGTCCAGACCACGCGGTGCAGGGCAACATGCTGACCGGGCCCGAGGTGACCGGGGCGATGGCCGCCGCCTTCGCCGCCGATCCCGGCCTGCCGCTCGAGGAGCGGCTGATGCGGGCACTGGAGGCGGGGCAGGCGGCAGGCGGCGACAGGCGCGGACGGCAATCGGCGGGCCTCGCGGTGATCGGCGCCGAGGCGTTCCGCCGGGTGGACCTGCGGGTCGACGACCATTCCACCCCGATCGCTGAACTCAGGCGCGTGCTCGACGTCGCCTCGGCGCAGCTCGCCCCCTTCGTCGCCGGGATGCCGCGGCGCGGCGCGCCCGCCGCCCCGGCGCCGCGCGAGGTCGTCGACCTGCTCGCCCTGTCGCCGCCCGACCGTCCCGGCGGCGGCGGATCGCGGACCCCCTGA